From the Vespa velutina chromosome 16, iVesVel2.1, whole genome shotgun sequence genome, one window contains:
- the LOC124954782 gene encoding endophilin-A isoform X5, which translates to MAFAGLKKQINKANQYMTEKMGGAEGTKLDVDFVDMERKTDVTNELVEELQMKTKEFLQPNPTARAKMAAVKGISKLSGQAKASTYPQPEGVLGDCMLTYGKKLGEDSIFAQALIEMGDAMKQMADVKYSLDDNIKQNFLEPLHHLQTKDLKEVMHHRKKLQGRRLDFDCKRRRQAKDDEIRQAEEKFAESLHLAQMGMFNLLENDVEQVAQLATFSEALLEYHQQCIDILRVLTDKLLEKKEEAAIRPKMEFVPKTFADLHVEGLTTSDAMNGGNFSIHGSSRAGSPVHGDGKRSQLELFPAGNPPQSANASPLPSPSKSPARTPMTRQPCCTALYDFEPENEGELGFKENDTIILIQKIDENWYEGSLNGRKGYFPVTYVQVVVPLP; encoded by the exons ATGGCGTTCGCTGGATTGAAGAAACAAATCAACAAAGCTAATCAG taTATGACGGAGAAGATGGGCGGCGCCGAGGGAACCAAGCTCGACGTCGACTTCGTTGATATGGAGAGG aaaacaGACGTGACCAACGAGCTTGTAGAAGAGTTacaaatgaaaacgaaagaatttctTCAACCGAACCCAACGGCAAGAGCGAAGATGGCGGCGGTCAAGGGCATCAGTAAACTCAGTGGCCAAGCAAAGGCCTCGACCTATCCTCAACCCGAAGGTGTTCTTGGCGATTGTATGCTCACATATGGCAAAAAACTAGGCGAGGATAGTATTTTCG CTCAGGCCCTTATTGAAATGGGTGATGCGATGAAACAGATGGCCGATGTAAAATATTCCTTGGACGACAACATAAAGCAAAACTTTTTGGAACCTTTGCACCATCTGCAGACCAAGGATCTCAAGGAAGTGATG CACCATCGGAAGAAACTTCAAGGAAGGCGATTGGACTTTGACTGCAAGCGAAGACGTCAAGCTAAAG ACGACGAAATTCGGCAGGCCGAAGAAAAGTTTGCCGAGAGCCTTCATCTCGCCCAAATGGGCATGTTCAATTTACTCGAAAACGAT gtCGAACAAGTTGCTCAATTGGCGACCTTCAGTGAAGCACTTTTAGAATATCATCAGCAATGCATCGACATTTTGCGAGTCCTAACTGATAAGCTTTTGGAAAA gaaagaagaagcagCGATCAGACCAAAAATGGAATTCGTTCCTAAGACGTTTGCTGATCTACACGTCGAAGGTTTAACAACGTCGGATGCCATGAACGGTGGGAACTTCTCCATTCACG GATCAAGTCGAGCCGGTTCTCCGGTCCATGGAGACGGGAAGCGTTCGCAGCTCGAACTATTCCCGGCCGGAAATCCGCCGCAATCCGCCAATG ctTCGCCATTGCCATCACCGAGTAAATCACCGGCAAGGACGCCAATGACGAGACAACCATGTTGCACGGCTCTTTATGATTTTGAACCTGAGAATGAGGGAGAACTTGGATTCAAG gaaaacGATACGATCATCCTGATTCAAAAGATCGACGAAAATTGGTACGAAGGTAGCTTAAATGGACGCAAAGGATACTTCCCTGTGACTTACGTACAGGTCGTAGTACCGCTTCCCTAA
- the LOC124954782 gene encoding endophilin-A isoform X6, which translates to MAFAGLKKQINKANQYMTEKMGGAEGTKLDVDFVDMERKTDVTNELVEELQMKTKEFLQPNPTARAKMAAVKGISKLSGQAKASTYPQPEGVLGDCMLTYGKKLGEDSIFAQALIEMGDAMKQMADVKYSLDDNIKQNFLEPLHHLQTKDLKEVMHHRKKLQGRRLDFDCKRRRQAKAVGKRSGSPHFGSPAKTAPYAGSHVSDDEIRQAEEKFAESLHLAQMGMFNLLENDVEQVAQLATFSEALLEYHQQCIDILRVLTDKLLEKKEEAAIRPKMEFVPKTFADLHVEGLTTSDAMNGGNFSIHASPLPSPSKSPARTPMTRQPCCTALYDFEPENEGELGFKENDTIILIQKIDENWYEGSLNGRKGYFPVTYVQVVVPLP; encoded by the exons ATGGCGTTCGCTGGATTGAAGAAACAAATCAACAAAGCTAATCAG taTATGACGGAGAAGATGGGCGGCGCCGAGGGAACCAAGCTCGACGTCGACTTCGTTGATATGGAGAGG aaaacaGACGTGACCAACGAGCTTGTAGAAGAGTTacaaatgaaaacgaaagaatttctTCAACCGAACCCAACGGCAAGAGCGAAGATGGCGGCGGTCAAGGGCATCAGTAAACTCAGTGGCCAAGCAAAGGCCTCGACCTATCCTCAACCCGAAGGTGTTCTTGGCGATTGTATGCTCACATATGGCAAAAAACTAGGCGAGGATAGTATTTTCG CTCAGGCCCTTATTGAAATGGGTGATGCGATGAAACAGATGGCCGATGTAAAATATTCCTTGGACGACAACATAAAGCAAAACTTTTTGGAACCTTTGCACCATCTGCAGACCAAGGATCTCAAGGAAGTGATG CACCATCGGAAGAAACTTCAAGGAAGGCGATTGGACTTTGACTGCAAGCGAAGACGTCAAGCTAAAG CTGTGGGAAAGAGATCGGGAAGCCCACATTTTGGAAGTCCAGCAAAAACTGCACCCTATGCCG GTTCTCACGTTTCAGACGACGAAATTCGGCAGGCCGAAGAAAAGTTTGCCGAGAGCCTTCATCTCGCCCAAATGGGCATGTTCAATTTACTCGAAAACGAT gtCGAACAAGTTGCTCAATTGGCGACCTTCAGTGAAGCACTTTTAGAATATCATCAGCAATGCATCGACATTTTGCGAGTCCTAACTGATAAGCTTTTGGAAAA gaaagaagaagcagCGATCAGACCAAAAATGGAATTCGTTCCTAAGACGTTTGCTGATCTACACGTCGAAGGTTTAACAACGTCGGATGCCATGAACGGTGGGAACTTCTCCATTCACG ctTCGCCATTGCCATCACCGAGTAAATCACCGGCAAGGACGCCAATGACGAGACAACCATGTTGCACGGCTCTTTATGATTTTGAACCTGAGAATGAGGGAGAACTTGGATTCAAG gaaaacGATACGATCATCCTGATTCAAAAGATCGACGAAAATTGGTACGAAGGTAGCTTAAATGGACGCAAAGGATACTTCCCTGTGACTTACGTACAGGTCGTAGTACCGCTTCCCTAA
- the LOC124954782 gene encoding endophilin-A isoform X3: MAFAGLKKQINKANQYMTEKMGGAEGTKLDVDFVDMERKTDVTNELVEELQMKTKEFLQPNPTARAKMAAVKGISKLSGQAKASTYPQPEGVLGDCMLTYGKKLGEDSIFAQALIEMGDAMKQMADVKYSLDDNIKQNFLEPLHHLQTKDLKEVMHHRKKLQGRRLDFDCKRRRQAKAVGKRSGSPHFGSPAKTAPYAGSHVSDDEIRQAEEKFAESLHLAQMGMFNLLENDVEQVAQLATFSEALLEYHQQCIDILRVLTDKLLEKKEEAAIRPKMEFVPKTFADLHVEGLTTSDAMNGSSRAGSPVHGDGKRSQLELFPAGNPPQSANASPLPSPSKSPARTPMTRQPCCTALYDFEPENEGELGFKENDTIILIQKIDENWYEGSLNGRKGYFPVTYVQVVVPLP, from the exons ATGGCGTTCGCTGGATTGAAGAAACAAATCAACAAAGCTAATCAG taTATGACGGAGAAGATGGGCGGCGCCGAGGGAACCAAGCTCGACGTCGACTTCGTTGATATGGAGAGG aaaacaGACGTGACCAACGAGCTTGTAGAAGAGTTacaaatgaaaacgaaagaatttctTCAACCGAACCCAACGGCAAGAGCGAAGATGGCGGCGGTCAAGGGCATCAGTAAACTCAGTGGCCAAGCAAAGGCCTCGACCTATCCTCAACCCGAAGGTGTTCTTGGCGATTGTATGCTCACATATGGCAAAAAACTAGGCGAGGATAGTATTTTCG CTCAGGCCCTTATTGAAATGGGTGATGCGATGAAACAGATGGCCGATGTAAAATATTCCTTGGACGACAACATAAAGCAAAACTTTTTGGAACCTTTGCACCATCTGCAGACCAAGGATCTCAAGGAAGTGATG CACCATCGGAAGAAACTTCAAGGAAGGCGATTGGACTTTGACTGCAAGCGAAGACGTCAAGCTAAAG CTGTGGGAAAGAGATCGGGAAGCCCACATTTTGGAAGTCCAGCAAAAACTGCACCCTATGCCG GTTCTCACGTTTCAGACGACGAAATTCGGCAGGCCGAAGAAAAGTTTGCCGAGAGCCTTCATCTCGCCCAAATGGGCATGTTCAATTTACTCGAAAACGAT gtCGAACAAGTTGCTCAATTGGCGACCTTCAGTGAAGCACTTTTAGAATATCATCAGCAATGCATCGACATTTTGCGAGTCCTAACTGATAAGCTTTTGGAAAA gaaagaagaagcagCGATCAGACCAAAAATGGAATTCGTTCCTAAGACGTTTGCTGATCTACACGTCGAAGGTTTAACAACGTCGGATGCCATGAACG GATCAAGTCGAGCCGGTTCTCCGGTCCATGGAGACGGGAAGCGTTCGCAGCTCGAACTATTCCCGGCCGGAAATCCGCCGCAATCCGCCAATG ctTCGCCATTGCCATCACCGAGTAAATCACCGGCAAGGACGCCAATGACGAGACAACCATGTTGCACGGCTCTTTATGATTTTGAACCTGAGAATGAGGGAGAACTTGGATTCAAG gaaaacGATACGATCATCCTGATTCAAAAGATCGACGAAAATTGGTACGAAGGTAGCTTAAATGGACGCAAAGGATACTTCCCTGTGACTTACGTACAGGTCGTAGTACCGCTTCCCTAA
- the LOC124954782 gene encoding endophilin-A isoform X1, with the protein MAFAGLKKQINKANQYMTEKMGGAEGTKLDVDFVDMERKTDVTNELVEELQMKTKEFLQPNPTARAKMAAVKGISKLSGQAKASTYPQPEGVLGDCMLTYGKKLGEDSIFAQALIEMGDAMKQMADVKYSLDDNIKQNFLEPLHHLQTKDLKEVMHHRKKLQGRRLDFDCKRRRQAKAVGKRSGSPHFGSPAKTAPYAGSHVSDDEIRQAEEKFAESLHLAQMGMFNLLENDVEQVAQLATFSEALLEYHQQCIDILRVLTDKLLEKKEEAAIRPKMEFVPKTFADLHVEGLTTSDAMNGGNFSIHGSSRAGSPVHGDGKRSQLELFPAGNPPQSANASPLPSPSKSPARTPMTRQPCCTALYDFEPENEGELGFKENDTIILIQKIDENWYEGSLNGRKGYFPVTYVQVVVPLP; encoded by the exons ATGGCGTTCGCTGGATTGAAGAAACAAATCAACAAAGCTAATCAG taTATGACGGAGAAGATGGGCGGCGCCGAGGGAACCAAGCTCGACGTCGACTTCGTTGATATGGAGAGG aaaacaGACGTGACCAACGAGCTTGTAGAAGAGTTacaaatgaaaacgaaagaatttctTCAACCGAACCCAACGGCAAGAGCGAAGATGGCGGCGGTCAAGGGCATCAGTAAACTCAGTGGCCAAGCAAAGGCCTCGACCTATCCTCAACCCGAAGGTGTTCTTGGCGATTGTATGCTCACATATGGCAAAAAACTAGGCGAGGATAGTATTTTCG CTCAGGCCCTTATTGAAATGGGTGATGCGATGAAACAGATGGCCGATGTAAAATATTCCTTGGACGACAACATAAAGCAAAACTTTTTGGAACCTTTGCACCATCTGCAGACCAAGGATCTCAAGGAAGTGATG CACCATCGGAAGAAACTTCAAGGAAGGCGATTGGACTTTGACTGCAAGCGAAGACGTCAAGCTAAAG CTGTGGGAAAGAGATCGGGAAGCCCACATTTTGGAAGTCCAGCAAAAACTGCACCCTATGCCG GTTCTCACGTTTCAGACGACGAAATTCGGCAGGCCGAAGAAAAGTTTGCCGAGAGCCTTCATCTCGCCCAAATGGGCATGTTCAATTTACTCGAAAACGAT gtCGAACAAGTTGCTCAATTGGCGACCTTCAGTGAAGCACTTTTAGAATATCATCAGCAATGCATCGACATTTTGCGAGTCCTAACTGATAAGCTTTTGGAAAA gaaagaagaagcagCGATCAGACCAAAAATGGAATTCGTTCCTAAGACGTTTGCTGATCTACACGTCGAAGGTTTAACAACGTCGGATGCCATGAACGGTGGGAACTTCTCCATTCACG GATCAAGTCGAGCCGGTTCTCCGGTCCATGGAGACGGGAAGCGTTCGCAGCTCGAACTATTCCCGGCCGGAAATCCGCCGCAATCCGCCAATG ctTCGCCATTGCCATCACCGAGTAAATCACCGGCAAGGACGCCAATGACGAGACAACCATGTTGCACGGCTCTTTATGATTTTGAACCTGAGAATGAGGGAGAACTTGGATTCAAG gaaaacGATACGATCATCCTGATTCAAAAGATCGACGAAAATTGGTACGAAGGTAGCTTAAATGGACGCAAAGGATACTTCCCTGTGACTTACGTACAGGTCGTAGTACCGCTTCCCTAA
- the LOC124954782 gene encoding endophilin-A isoform X2 produces MAFAGLKKQINKANQYMTEKMGGAEGTKLDVDFVDMERKTDVTNELVEELQMKTKEFLQPNPTARAKMAAVKGISKLSGQAKASTYPQPEGVLGDCMLTYGKKLGEDSIFAQALIEMGDAMKQMADVKYSLDDNIKQNFLEPLHHLQTKDLKEVMHHRKKLQGRRLDFDCKRRRQAKAVGKRSGSPHFGSPAKTAPYADDEIRQAEEKFAESLHLAQMGMFNLLENDVEQVAQLATFSEALLEYHQQCIDILRVLTDKLLEKKEEAAIRPKMEFVPKTFADLHVEGLTTSDAMNGGNFSIHGSSRAGSPVHGDGKRSQLELFPAGNPPQSANASPLPSPSKSPARTPMTRQPCCTALYDFEPENEGELGFKENDTIILIQKIDENWYEGSLNGRKGYFPVTYVQVVVPLP; encoded by the exons ATGGCGTTCGCTGGATTGAAGAAACAAATCAACAAAGCTAATCAG taTATGACGGAGAAGATGGGCGGCGCCGAGGGAACCAAGCTCGACGTCGACTTCGTTGATATGGAGAGG aaaacaGACGTGACCAACGAGCTTGTAGAAGAGTTacaaatgaaaacgaaagaatttctTCAACCGAACCCAACGGCAAGAGCGAAGATGGCGGCGGTCAAGGGCATCAGTAAACTCAGTGGCCAAGCAAAGGCCTCGACCTATCCTCAACCCGAAGGTGTTCTTGGCGATTGTATGCTCACATATGGCAAAAAACTAGGCGAGGATAGTATTTTCG CTCAGGCCCTTATTGAAATGGGTGATGCGATGAAACAGATGGCCGATGTAAAATATTCCTTGGACGACAACATAAAGCAAAACTTTTTGGAACCTTTGCACCATCTGCAGACCAAGGATCTCAAGGAAGTGATG CACCATCGGAAGAAACTTCAAGGAAGGCGATTGGACTTTGACTGCAAGCGAAGACGTCAAGCTAAAG CTGTGGGAAAGAGATCGGGAAGCCCACATTTTGGAAGTCCAGCAAAAACTGCACCCTATGCCG ACGACGAAATTCGGCAGGCCGAAGAAAAGTTTGCCGAGAGCCTTCATCTCGCCCAAATGGGCATGTTCAATTTACTCGAAAACGAT gtCGAACAAGTTGCTCAATTGGCGACCTTCAGTGAAGCACTTTTAGAATATCATCAGCAATGCATCGACATTTTGCGAGTCCTAACTGATAAGCTTTTGGAAAA gaaagaagaagcagCGATCAGACCAAAAATGGAATTCGTTCCTAAGACGTTTGCTGATCTACACGTCGAAGGTTTAACAACGTCGGATGCCATGAACGGTGGGAACTTCTCCATTCACG GATCAAGTCGAGCCGGTTCTCCGGTCCATGGAGACGGGAAGCGTTCGCAGCTCGAACTATTCCCGGCCGGAAATCCGCCGCAATCCGCCAATG ctTCGCCATTGCCATCACCGAGTAAATCACCGGCAAGGACGCCAATGACGAGACAACCATGTTGCACGGCTCTTTATGATTTTGAACCTGAGAATGAGGGAGAACTTGGATTCAAG gaaaacGATACGATCATCCTGATTCAAAAGATCGACGAAAATTGGTACGAAGGTAGCTTAAATGGACGCAAAGGATACTTCCCTGTGACTTACGTACAGGTCGTAGTACCGCTTCCCTAA
- the LOC124954782 gene encoding endophilin-A isoform X4 encodes MAFAGLKKQINKANQYMTEKMGGAEGTKLDVDFVDMERKTDVTNELVEELQMKTKEFLQPNPTARAKMAAVKGISKLSGQAKASTYPQPEGVLGDCMLTYGKKLGEDSIFAQALIEMGDAMKQMADVKYSLDDNIKQNFLEPLHHLQTKDLKEVMHHRKKLQGRRLDFDCKRRRQAKGSHVSDDEIRQAEEKFAESLHLAQMGMFNLLENDVEQVAQLATFSEALLEYHQQCIDILRVLTDKLLEKKEEAAIRPKMEFVPKTFADLHVEGLTTSDAMNGGNFSIHGSSRAGSPVHGDGKRSQLELFPAGNPPQSANASPLPSPSKSPARTPMTRQPCCTALYDFEPENEGELGFKENDTIILIQKIDENWYEGSLNGRKGYFPVTYVQVVVPLP; translated from the exons ATGGCGTTCGCTGGATTGAAGAAACAAATCAACAAAGCTAATCAG taTATGACGGAGAAGATGGGCGGCGCCGAGGGAACCAAGCTCGACGTCGACTTCGTTGATATGGAGAGG aaaacaGACGTGACCAACGAGCTTGTAGAAGAGTTacaaatgaaaacgaaagaatttctTCAACCGAACCCAACGGCAAGAGCGAAGATGGCGGCGGTCAAGGGCATCAGTAAACTCAGTGGCCAAGCAAAGGCCTCGACCTATCCTCAACCCGAAGGTGTTCTTGGCGATTGTATGCTCACATATGGCAAAAAACTAGGCGAGGATAGTATTTTCG CTCAGGCCCTTATTGAAATGGGTGATGCGATGAAACAGATGGCCGATGTAAAATATTCCTTGGACGACAACATAAAGCAAAACTTTTTGGAACCTTTGCACCATCTGCAGACCAAGGATCTCAAGGAAGTGATG CACCATCGGAAGAAACTTCAAGGAAGGCGATTGGACTTTGACTGCAAGCGAAGACGTCAAGCTAAAG GTTCTCACGTTTCAGACGACGAAATTCGGCAGGCCGAAGAAAAGTTTGCCGAGAGCCTTCATCTCGCCCAAATGGGCATGTTCAATTTACTCGAAAACGAT gtCGAACAAGTTGCTCAATTGGCGACCTTCAGTGAAGCACTTTTAGAATATCATCAGCAATGCATCGACATTTTGCGAGTCCTAACTGATAAGCTTTTGGAAAA gaaagaagaagcagCGATCAGACCAAAAATGGAATTCGTTCCTAAGACGTTTGCTGATCTACACGTCGAAGGTTTAACAACGTCGGATGCCATGAACGGTGGGAACTTCTCCATTCACG GATCAAGTCGAGCCGGTTCTCCGGTCCATGGAGACGGGAAGCGTTCGCAGCTCGAACTATTCCCGGCCGGAAATCCGCCGCAATCCGCCAATG ctTCGCCATTGCCATCACCGAGTAAATCACCGGCAAGGACGCCAATGACGAGACAACCATGTTGCACGGCTCTTTATGATTTTGAACCTGAGAATGAGGGAGAACTTGGATTCAAG gaaaacGATACGATCATCCTGATTCAAAAGATCGACGAAAATTGGTACGAAGGTAGCTTAAATGGACGCAAAGGATACTTCCCTGTGACTTACGTACAGGTCGTAGTACCGCTTCCCTAA